A genomic segment from Sciurus carolinensis chromosome 1, mSciCar1.2, whole genome shotgun sequence encodes:
- the Map7d1 gene encoding MAP7 domain-containing protein 1 isoform X13, with the protein MESGPHAEPGPGAPPAVVARIPPEPRPSPEGDPSPPPPPPPMSALVPDTPPDTPPAMKNATNPKQLPVEPESPPGQVVPRPAPLQEESPSSEAKSRGPTPPATGPRDARPSRRSSQPSPTAVAASDSPPTKQDVKKSGERHKLAKERREERAKYLAAKKAVWLEKEEKAKALREKQLQERRRRLEEQRLKAEQRRAALEERQRQKLEKNKERYEAAIQRSVKKTWAEIRQQRWSWAGALHHSSPGHRSLQLSAWESSIVDRLMTPTLSFLARSRSAVTLPRNGRDQGRGSGSGRRPRRGRAGADLAPGPHPDRTHTSAAVPVCPRSASASPLTPPCSAPRSVHRCTPAGERGERRKPSAGGSPAPARRRPEASPVQKKEKKDKERENEKEKNALARERSLKKRQSLPATVRPRLSAGATSELSPKSKARPSSPSWHRPASPCPSPGPGHTLPPKPPSPRGTTASPKGRVRRKEEAKESPNTAGPEDKNQSKSRASDEKEPAAPASPAPSPVPSPTPAQPQKEQPIAEIPAGTAVLTSPPTPAPPVTPSKPMAGTTDREEATRLLAEKRRQAREQREREEQERKLQAERDKRMREEQLAREAEARAEQEAEAQRREEQEAREKAQAEQEEQERLQKQKEEAEARSREEAERQRLEREKHFQREEQERQERRKRLEEIMKRTRKSEVAETKKQDRKEAKANNSDPDPVKVVEARPSGLQKEAVQKEEPASQEPQWSLPSKELPGSLVNGLQPLPAHQENGFSPKGPSGDKSLGRTPEALLPFAEAEAFLKKAVVQPPQVTEVL; encoded by the exons ATGGAGAGCGGCCCGCATGCGGAGCCGGGTCCCGGCGCACCCCCAG CTGTGGTAGCCAGAATCCCCCCAGAGCCAAGACCTTCCCCAGAAGGTGACCCTTCACCcccaccgccaccaccaccaaTGTCAGCCCTAGTCCCGGACACCCCCCCGGACACCCCTCCTGCCATGAAGAATGCCACTAACCCTAAACAGCTCCCAGTGGAACCAGAGAGTCCTCCAGGGCAGGTGGTGCCTAGGCCAGCCCCCCTGCAGGAAGAATCCCCTTCCTCGGAAGCAAAAAGCCGGGGACCCACCCCACCAGCCACAGGCCCACGGGATGCCAGGCCTTCTCGAAGGAGCAGCCAGCCGTCCCCAACTGCAGTGGCAGCCTCTGACAGCCCTCCCACCAAGCAAG ATGTAAAGAAGTCGGGAGAGAGACACAAGCTGGCAAAGGAACGGCGAGAAGAGCGGGCCAAGTATCTGG CGGCCAAGAAGgcagtgtggctggagaaggaggagaaggccAAGGCGCTGCGGGAGAAGCAGCTCCAGGAGCGCCGGCGGCGGCTGGAGGAGCAGCGACTTAAAGCTGAGCAACGCAGAGCTGCCCTGGAGGAGCGACAGCGGCAGAAGCTGGAGAAGAACAAG GAGCGCTATGAAGCAGCCATCCAGCGGTCAGTGAAGAAGACGTGGGCTGAAATCCGGCAGCAGCGCTGGTCCTGGGCAGGGGCCCTGCACCACAGCTCCCCAGGAC ATCGCAGCCTGCAGCTCAGCGCATGGGAGAGCAGCATTGTGGATCGTCTGATGACGCCCACCCTCTCTTTCCTGGCTCGGAGTCGCAGTGCGGTCACATTGCCCCGCAACGGCCGCGACCAGGGTAGGGGCAGCGGCTCTGGGAGACGCCCCAGGAGGGGCCGGGCAGGGGCCGACCTAGCGCCTGGGCCGCACCCCGACCGCACTCATACCTCCGCAGCCGTGCCTGTGTGCCCGCGCTCGGCCTCCGCCAGCCCCCTGACACCGCCATGCAGCGCCCCCCGGAGCGTGCACCGCTGCACCCCGGCTGGGGAGCGCGGGGAGCGGCGCAAGCCCAGCGCTGGGGGCAGCCCCGCTCCGGCTCGCCGCCGGCCAGAGGCCTCTCCG gtgcagaaaaaagagaagaaggacaAGGAGAGGGAAAACGAGAAGGAAAAGAATGCCCTGGCCCGGGAGCGTAGCCTCAAAAAGCGCCAGTCGCTACCTGCTACTGTGCGGCCACGTCTCTCTGCTGGCGCCACCTCAGAGCTCAG CCCCAAGTCCAAGGCCCGGCCATCCTCTCCTTCCTGGCACAGGCCTGCCTCCCCAtgccccagcccagggccaggaCACACTCTGCCTCCAAAACCACCGTCCCCCAGAGGCACCACTGCATCACCCAAGGGTCGGGTTcggaggaaggaggaggcaaaGGAGAGCCCCAACACAGCAGGACCCGAGGACAAGAACCAGAGCAAGAGCAGGGCCAGTGATGAGAAGGAGCCAGCAGCCCCAGCCTCACCAGCACCCTCACCTGTGCCCTCAcccacccctgcccagccccagaaGGAGCAGCCCATAGCAGAGATCCCTGCAG GTACTGCTGTCCTGACCTCACCCCCAACGCCCGCTCCCCCAGTGACCCCTAGCAAACCCATGGCTGGCACCACAGACCGTGAAGAGGCCACTCGGCTCCTGGCTGAGAAAAGGCGCCAGGCCCGGGAGCAGCGTGAGCGGGAGGAACAAGAACGGAAGCTGCAGGCAGAAAGGGACAA GCGAATGAGAGAGGAGCAGCTGgcgcgggaggctgaggcccgggcagagcaggaggctgaggcccagagGCGGGAGGAGCAGGAGGCCCGAGAGAAGGCACAGGCGGAGCAGGAGGAGCAAGAGCGGCTGCAAAAGCAG AAAGAGGAGGCTGAAGCCCGGTCACGGGAAGAAGCGGAAAGGCAGCGCCTGGAGAGGGAAAAGCACTTCCAGCGAGAGGAACAGGAGCGGCAGGAGCGCAGAAAG CGTCTGGAGGAGATAATGAAGAGGACTCGGAAGTCAGAAGTTGCTGAAACCAAG AAACAGGACAGAAAGGAGGCAAAAGCCAACAATTCCGACCCAG ATCCTGTGAAGGTTGTGGAAGCTCGACCCTCAGGGCTGCAGAAGGAAGCTGTGCAGAAAGAGGAGCCAGCTTCCCAGGAGCCTCAGTGGAG CCTGCCAAGCAAGGAGCTGCCTGGGTCCCTGGTGAATGGCTTGCAGCCTCTCCCAGCGCATCAAGAGAATGGCTTCTCCCCCAAGGGACCCTCTGGGGACAAGAGTCTGGGCCGAACACCAGAAGCACTCCTGCCCTTTGCAGAGGCAGAAGCCTTCCTCAAGAAAGCTGTGGTACAGCCTCCACAGGTCACAG AAGTCCTTTAA
- the Map7d1 gene encoding MAP7 domain-containing protein 1 isoform X8 codes for MESGPHAEPGPGAPPAVVARIPPEPRPSPEGDPSPPPPPPPMSALVPDTPPDTPPAMKNATNPKQLPVEPESPPGQVVPRPAPLQEESPSSEAKSRGPTPPATGPRDARPSRRSSQPSPTAVAASDSPPTKQDVKKSGERHKLAKERREERAKYLAAKKAVWLEKEEKAKALREKQLQERRRRLEEQRLKAEQRRAALEERQRQKLEKNKERYEAAIQRSVKKTWAEIRQQRWSWAGALHHSSPGRKTSGSRCSVSAVNLPKHVDSIINKRLSKSSATLWNSPSRNRSLQLSAWESSIVDRLMTPTLSFLARSRSAVTLPRNGRDQAVPVCPRSASASPLTPPCSAPRSVHRCTPAGERGERRKPSAGGSPAPARRRPEASPVQKKEKKDKERENEKEKNALARERSLKKRQSLPATVRPRLSAGATSELSPKSKARPSSPSWHRPASPCPSPGPGHTLPPKPPSPRGTTASPKGRVRRKEEAKESPNTAGPEDKNQSKSRASDEKEPAAPASPAPSPVPSPTPAQPQKEQPIAEIPAGTAVLTSPPTPAPPVTPSKPMAGTTDREEATRLLAEKRRQAREQREREEQERKLQAERDKRMREEQLAREAEARAEQEAEAQRREEQEAREKAQAEQEEQERLQKQKEEAEARSREEAERQRLEREKHFQREEQERQERRKRLEEIMKRTRKSEVAETKKQDRKEAKANNSDPDPVKVVEARPSGLQKEAVQKEEPASQEPQWSLPSKELPGSLVNGLQPLPAHQENGFSPKGPSGDKSLGRTPEALLPFAEAEAFLKKAVVQPPQVTEVL; via the exons ATGGAGAGCGGCCCGCATGCGGAGCCGGGTCCCGGCGCACCCCCAG CTGTGGTAGCCAGAATCCCCCCAGAGCCAAGACCTTCCCCAGAAGGTGACCCTTCACCcccaccgccaccaccaccaaTGTCAGCCCTAGTCCCGGACACCCCCCCGGACACCCCTCCTGCCATGAAGAATGCCACTAACCCTAAACAGCTCCCAGTGGAACCAGAGAGTCCTCCAGGGCAGGTGGTGCCTAGGCCAGCCCCCCTGCAGGAAGAATCCCCTTCCTCGGAAGCAAAAAGCCGGGGACCCACCCCACCAGCCACAGGCCCACGGGATGCCAGGCCTTCTCGAAGGAGCAGCCAGCCGTCCCCAACTGCAGTGGCAGCCTCTGACAGCCCTCCCACCAAGCAAG ATGTAAAGAAGTCGGGAGAGAGACACAAGCTGGCAAAGGAACGGCGAGAAGAGCGGGCCAAGTATCTGG CGGCCAAGAAGgcagtgtggctggagaaggaggagaaggccAAGGCGCTGCGGGAGAAGCAGCTCCAGGAGCGCCGGCGGCGGCTGGAGGAGCAGCGACTTAAAGCTGAGCAACGCAGAGCTGCCCTGGAGGAGCGACAGCGGCAGAAGCTGGAGAAGAACAAG GAGCGCTATGAAGCAGCCATCCAGCGGTCAGTGAAGAAGACGTGGGCTGAAATCCGGCAGCAGCGCTGGTCCTGGGCAGGGGCCCTGCACCACAGCTCCCCAGGACGTAAGACCA GTGGGAGCAGGTGCTCCGTGTCGGCAGTAAACCTGCCCAAACACGTGGACTCTATAATCAACAAGCGGCTCTCAAAGTCCTCTGCCACGCTCTGGAACTCCCCCAGTAGAA ATCGCAGCCTGCAGCTCAGCGCATGGGAGAGCAGCATTGTGGATCGTCTGATGACGCCCACCCTCTCTTTCCTGGCTCGGAGTCGCAGTGCGGTCACATTGCCCCGCAACGGCCGCGACCAGG CCGTGCCTGTGTGCCCGCGCTCGGCCTCCGCCAGCCCCCTGACACCGCCATGCAGCGCCCCCCGGAGCGTGCACCGCTGCACCCCGGCTGGGGAGCGCGGGGAGCGGCGCAAGCCCAGCGCTGGGGGCAGCCCCGCTCCGGCTCGCCGCCGGCCAGAGGCCTCTCCG gtgcagaaaaaagagaagaaggacaAGGAGAGGGAAAACGAGAAGGAAAAGAATGCCCTGGCCCGGGAGCGTAGCCTCAAAAAGCGCCAGTCGCTACCTGCTACTGTGCGGCCACGTCTCTCTGCTGGCGCCACCTCAGAGCTCAG CCCCAAGTCCAAGGCCCGGCCATCCTCTCCTTCCTGGCACAGGCCTGCCTCCCCAtgccccagcccagggccaggaCACACTCTGCCTCCAAAACCACCGTCCCCCAGAGGCACCACTGCATCACCCAAGGGTCGGGTTcggaggaaggaggaggcaaaGGAGAGCCCCAACACAGCAGGACCCGAGGACAAGAACCAGAGCAAGAGCAGGGCCAGTGATGAGAAGGAGCCAGCAGCCCCAGCCTCACCAGCACCCTCACCTGTGCCCTCAcccacccctgcccagccccagaaGGAGCAGCCCATAGCAGAGATCCCTGCAG GTACTGCTGTCCTGACCTCACCCCCAACGCCCGCTCCCCCAGTGACCCCTAGCAAACCCATGGCTGGCACCACAGACCGTGAAGAGGCCACTCGGCTCCTGGCTGAGAAAAGGCGCCAGGCCCGGGAGCAGCGTGAGCGGGAGGAACAAGAACGGAAGCTGCAGGCAGAAAGGGACAA GCGAATGAGAGAGGAGCAGCTGgcgcgggaggctgaggcccgggcagagcaggaggctgaggcccagagGCGGGAGGAGCAGGAGGCCCGAGAGAAGGCACAGGCGGAGCAGGAGGAGCAAGAGCGGCTGCAAAAGCAG AAAGAGGAGGCTGAAGCCCGGTCACGGGAAGAAGCGGAAAGGCAGCGCCTGGAGAGGGAAAAGCACTTCCAGCGAGAGGAACAGGAGCGGCAGGAGCGCAGAAAG CGTCTGGAGGAGATAATGAAGAGGACTCGGAAGTCAGAAGTTGCTGAAACCAAG AAACAGGACAGAAAGGAGGCAAAAGCCAACAATTCCGACCCAG ATCCTGTGAAGGTTGTGGAAGCTCGACCCTCAGGGCTGCAGAAGGAAGCTGTGCAGAAAGAGGAGCCAGCTTCCCAGGAGCCTCAGTGGAG CCTGCCAAGCAAGGAGCTGCCTGGGTCCCTGGTGAATGGCTTGCAGCCTCTCCCAGCGCATCAAGAGAATGGCTTCTCCCCCAAGGGACCCTCTGGGGACAAGAGTCTGGGCCGAACACCAGAAGCACTCCTGCCCTTTGCAGAGGCAGAAGCCTTCCTCAAGAAAGCTGTGGTACAGCCTCCACAGGTCACAG AAGTCCTTTAA
- the Map7d1 gene encoding MAP7 domain-containing protein 1 isoform X16: MESGPHAEPGPGAPPAVVARIPPEPRPSPEGDPSPPPPPPPMSALVPDTPPDTPPAMKNATNPKQLPVEPESPPGQVVPRPAPLQEESPSSEAKSRGPTPPATGPRDARPSRRSSQPSPTAVAASDSPPTKQDVKKSGERHKLAKERREERAKYLAAKKAVWLEKEEKAKALREKQLQERRRRLEEQRLKAEQRRAALEERQRQKLEKNKERYEAAIQRSVKKTWAEIRQQRWSWAGALHHSSPGHRSLQLSAWESSIVDRLMTPTLSFLARSRSAVTLPRNGRDQAVPVCPRSASASPLTPPCSAPRSVHRCTPAGERGERRKPSAGGSPAPARRRPEASPVQKKEKKDKERENEKEKNALARERSLKKRQSLPATVRPRLSAGATSELSPKSKARPSSPSWHRPASPCPSPGPGHTLPPKPPSPRGTTASPKGRVRRKEEAKESPNTAGPEDKNQSKSRASDEKEPAAPASPAPSPVPSPTPAQPQKEQPIAEIPAGTAVLTSPPTPAPPVTPSKPMAGTTDREEATRLLAEKRRQAREQREREEQERKLQAERDKRMREEQLAREAEARAEQEAEAQRREEQEAREKAQAEQEEQERLQKQKEEAEARSREEAERQRLEREKHFQREEQERQERRKRLEEIMKRTRKSEVAETKQKQDRKEAKANNSDPDPVKVVEARPSGLQKEAVQKEEPASQEPQWSLPSKELPGSLVNGLQPLPAHQENGFSPKGPSGDKSLGRTPEALLPFAEAEAFLKKAVVQPPQVTEVL; this comes from the exons ATGGAGAGCGGCCCGCATGCGGAGCCGGGTCCCGGCGCACCCCCAG CTGTGGTAGCCAGAATCCCCCCAGAGCCAAGACCTTCCCCAGAAGGTGACCCTTCACCcccaccgccaccaccaccaaTGTCAGCCCTAGTCCCGGACACCCCCCCGGACACCCCTCCTGCCATGAAGAATGCCACTAACCCTAAACAGCTCCCAGTGGAACCAGAGAGTCCTCCAGGGCAGGTGGTGCCTAGGCCAGCCCCCCTGCAGGAAGAATCCCCTTCCTCGGAAGCAAAAAGCCGGGGACCCACCCCACCAGCCACAGGCCCACGGGATGCCAGGCCTTCTCGAAGGAGCAGCCAGCCGTCCCCAACTGCAGTGGCAGCCTCTGACAGCCCTCCCACCAAGCAAG ATGTAAAGAAGTCGGGAGAGAGACACAAGCTGGCAAAGGAACGGCGAGAAGAGCGGGCCAAGTATCTGG CGGCCAAGAAGgcagtgtggctggagaaggaggagaaggccAAGGCGCTGCGGGAGAAGCAGCTCCAGGAGCGCCGGCGGCGGCTGGAGGAGCAGCGACTTAAAGCTGAGCAACGCAGAGCTGCCCTGGAGGAGCGACAGCGGCAGAAGCTGGAGAAGAACAAG GAGCGCTATGAAGCAGCCATCCAGCGGTCAGTGAAGAAGACGTGGGCTGAAATCCGGCAGCAGCGCTGGTCCTGGGCAGGGGCCCTGCACCACAGCTCCCCAGGAC ATCGCAGCCTGCAGCTCAGCGCATGGGAGAGCAGCATTGTGGATCGTCTGATGACGCCCACCCTCTCTTTCCTGGCTCGGAGTCGCAGTGCGGTCACATTGCCCCGCAACGGCCGCGACCAGG CCGTGCCTGTGTGCCCGCGCTCGGCCTCCGCCAGCCCCCTGACACCGCCATGCAGCGCCCCCCGGAGCGTGCACCGCTGCACCCCGGCTGGGGAGCGCGGGGAGCGGCGCAAGCCCAGCGCTGGGGGCAGCCCCGCTCCGGCTCGCCGCCGGCCAGAGGCCTCTCCG gtgcagaaaaaagagaagaaggacaAGGAGAGGGAAAACGAGAAGGAAAAGAATGCCCTGGCCCGGGAGCGTAGCCTCAAAAAGCGCCAGTCGCTACCTGCTACTGTGCGGCCACGTCTCTCTGCTGGCGCCACCTCAGAGCTCAG CCCCAAGTCCAAGGCCCGGCCATCCTCTCCTTCCTGGCACAGGCCTGCCTCCCCAtgccccagcccagggccaggaCACACTCTGCCTCCAAAACCACCGTCCCCCAGAGGCACCACTGCATCACCCAAGGGTCGGGTTcggaggaaggaggaggcaaaGGAGAGCCCCAACACAGCAGGACCCGAGGACAAGAACCAGAGCAAGAGCAGGGCCAGTGATGAGAAGGAGCCAGCAGCCCCAGCCTCACCAGCACCCTCACCTGTGCCCTCAcccacccctgcccagccccagaaGGAGCAGCCCATAGCAGAGATCCCTGCAG GTACTGCTGTCCTGACCTCACCCCCAACGCCCGCTCCCCCAGTGACCCCTAGCAAACCCATGGCTGGCACCACAGACCGTGAAGAGGCCACTCGGCTCCTGGCTGAGAAAAGGCGCCAGGCCCGGGAGCAGCGTGAGCGGGAGGAACAAGAACGGAAGCTGCAGGCAGAAAGGGACAA GCGAATGAGAGAGGAGCAGCTGgcgcgggaggctgaggcccgggcagagcaggaggctgaggcccagagGCGGGAGGAGCAGGAGGCCCGAGAGAAGGCACAGGCGGAGCAGGAGGAGCAAGAGCGGCTGCAAAAGCAG AAAGAGGAGGCTGAAGCCCGGTCACGGGAAGAAGCGGAAAGGCAGCGCCTGGAGAGGGAAAAGCACTTCCAGCGAGAGGAACAGGAGCGGCAGGAGCGCAGAAAG CGTCTGGAGGAGATAATGAAGAGGACTCGGAAGTCAGAAGTTGCTGAAACCAAG CAGAAACAGGACAGAAAGGAGGCAAAAGCCAACAATTCCGACCCAG ATCCTGTGAAGGTTGTGGAAGCTCGACCCTCAGGGCTGCAGAAGGAAGCTGTGCAGAAAGAGGAGCCAGCTTCCCAGGAGCCTCAGTGGAG CCTGCCAAGCAAGGAGCTGCCTGGGTCCCTGGTGAATGGCTTGCAGCCTCTCCCAGCGCATCAAGAGAATGGCTTCTCCCCCAAGGGACCCTCTGGGGACAAGAGTCTGGGCCGAACACCAGAAGCACTCCTGCCCTTTGCAGAGGCAGAAGCCTTCCTCAAGAAAGCTGTGGTACAGCCTCCACAGGTCACAG AAGTCCTTTAA
- the Map7d1 gene encoding MAP7 domain-containing protein 1 isoform X5 produces the protein MESGPHAEPGPGAPPAVVARIPPEPRPSPEGDPSPPPPPPPMSALVPDTPPDTPPAMKNATNPKQLPVEPESPPGQVVPRPAPLQEESPSSEAKSRGPTPPATGPRDARPSRRSSQPSPTAVAASDSPPTKQDVKKSGERHKLAKERREERAKYLAAKKAVWLEKEEKAKALREKQLQERRRRLEEQRLKAEQRRAALEERQRQKLEKNKERYEAAIQRSVKKTWAEIRQQRWSWAGALHHSSPGRGSRCSVSAVNLPKHVDSIINKRLSKSSATLWNSPSRNRSLQLSAWESSIVDRLMTPTLSFLARSRSAVTLPRNGRDQGRGSGSGRRPRRGRAGADLAPGPHPDRTHTSAAVPVCPRSASASPLTPPCSAPRSVHRCTPAGERGERRKPSAGGSPAPARRRPEASPVQKKEKKDKERENEKEKNALARERSLKKRQSLPATVRPRLSAGATSELSPKSKARPSSPSWHRPASPCPSPGPGHTLPPKPPSPRGTTASPKGRVRRKEEAKESPNTAGPEDKNQSKSRASDEKEPAAPASPAPSPVPSPTPAQPQKEQPIAEIPAGTAVLTSPPTPAPPVTPSKPMAGTTDREEATRLLAEKRRQAREQREREEQERKLQAERDKRMREEQLAREAEARAEQEAEAQRREEQEAREKAQAEQEEQERLQKQKEEAEARSREEAERQRLEREKHFQREEQERQERRKRLEEIMKRTRKSEVAETKKQDRKEAKANNSDPDPVKVVEARPSGLQKEAVQKEEPASQEPQWSLPSKELPGSLVNGLQPLPAHQENGFSPKGPSGDKSLGRTPEALLPFAEAEAFLKKAVVQPPQVTEVL, from the exons ATGGAGAGCGGCCCGCATGCGGAGCCGGGTCCCGGCGCACCCCCAG CTGTGGTAGCCAGAATCCCCCCAGAGCCAAGACCTTCCCCAGAAGGTGACCCTTCACCcccaccgccaccaccaccaaTGTCAGCCCTAGTCCCGGACACCCCCCCGGACACCCCTCCTGCCATGAAGAATGCCACTAACCCTAAACAGCTCCCAGTGGAACCAGAGAGTCCTCCAGGGCAGGTGGTGCCTAGGCCAGCCCCCCTGCAGGAAGAATCCCCTTCCTCGGAAGCAAAAAGCCGGGGACCCACCCCACCAGCCACAGGCCCACGGGATGCCAGGCCTTCTCGAAGGAGCAGCCAGCCGTCCCCAACTGCAGTGGCAGCCTCTGACAGCCCTCCCACCAAGCAAG ATGTAAAGAAGTCGGGAGAGAGACACAAGCTGGCAAAGGAACGGCGAGAAGAGCGGGCCAAGTATCTGG CGGCCAAGAAGgcagtgtggctggagaaggaggagaaggccAAGGCGCTGCGGGAGAAGCAGCTCCAGGAGCGCCGGCGGCGGCTGGAGGAGCAGCGACTTAAAGCTGAGCAACGCAGAGCTGCCCTGGAGGAGCGACAGCGGCAGAAGCTGGAGAAGAACAAG GAGCGCTATGAAGCAGCCATCCAGCGGTCAGTGAAGAAGACGTGGGCTGAAATCCGGCAGCAGCGCTGGTCCTGGGCAGGGGCCCTGCACCACAGCTCCCCAGGAC GTGGGAGCAGGTGCTCCGTGTCGGCAGTAAACCTGCCCAAACACGTGGACTCTATAATCAACAAGCGGCTCTCAAAGTCCTCTGCCACGCTCTGGAACTCCCCCAGTAGAA ATCGCAGCCTGCAGCTCAGCGCATGGGAGAGCAGCATTGTGGATCGTCTGATGACGCCCACCCTCTCTTTCCTGGCTCGGAGTCGCAGTGCGGTCACATTGCCCCGCAACGGCCGCGACCAGGGTAGGGGCAGCGGCTCTGGGAGACGCCCCAGGAGGGGCCGGGCAGGGGCCGACCTAGCGCCTGGGCCGCACCCCGACCGCACTCATACCTCCGCAGCCGTGCCTGTGTGCCCGCGCTCGGCCTCCGCCAGCCCCCTGACACCGCCATGCAGCGCCCCCCGGAGCGTGCACCGCTGCACCCCGGCTGGGGAGCGCGGGGAGCGGCGCAAGCCCAGCGCTGGGGGCAGCCCCGCTCCGGCTCGCCGCCGGCCAGAGGCCTCTCCG gtgcagaaaaaagagaagaaggacaAGGAGAGGGAAAACGAGAAGGAAAAGAATGCCCTGGCCCGGGAGCGTAGCCTCAAAAAGCGCCAGTCGCTACCTGCTACTGTGCGGCCACGTCTCTCTGCTGGCGCCACCTCAGAGCTCAG CCCCAAGTCCAAGGCCCGGCCATCCTCTCCTTCCTGGCACAGGCCTGCCTCCCCAtgccccagcccagggccaggaCACACTCTGCCTCCAAAACCACCGTCCCCCAGAGGCACCACTGCATCACCCAAGGGTCGGGTTcggaggaaggaggaggcaaaGGAGAGCCCCAACACAGCAGGACCCGAGGACAAGAACCAGAGCAAGAGCAGGGCCAGTGATGAGAAGGAGCCAGCAGCCCCAGCCTCACCAGCACCCTCACCTGTGCCCTCAcccacccctgcccagccccagaaGGAGCAGCCCATAGCAGAGATCCCTGCAG GTACTGCTGTCCTGACCTCACCCCCAACGCCCGCTCCCCCAGTGACCCCTAGCAAACCCATGGCTGGCACCACAGACCGTGAAGAGGCCACTCGGCTCCTGGCTGAGAAAAGGCGCCAGGCCCGGGAGCAGCGTGAGCGGGAGGAACAAGAACGGAAGCTGCAGGCAGAAAGGGACAA GCGAATGAGAGAGGAGCAGCTGgcgcgggaggctgaggcccgggcagagcaggaggctgaggcccagagGCGGGAGGAGCAGGAGGCCCGAGAGAAGGCACAGGCGGAGCAGGAGGAGCAAGAGCGGCTGCAAAAGCAG AAAGAGGAGGCTGAAGCCCGGTCACGGGAAGAAGCGGAAAGGCAGCGCCTGGAGAGGGAAAAGCACTTCCAGCGAGAGGAACAGGAGCGGCAGGAGCGCAGAAAG CGTCTGGAGGAGATAATGAAGAGGACTCGGAAGTCAGAAGTTGCTGAAACCAAG AAACAGGACAGAAAGGAGGCAAAAGCCAACAATTCCGACCCAG ATCCTGTGAAGGTTGTGGAAGCTCGACCCTCAGGGCTGCAGAAGGAAGCTGTGCAGAAAGAGGAGCCAGCTTCCCAGGAGCCTCAGTGGAG CCTGCCAAGCAAGGAGCTGCCTGGGTCCCTGGTGAATGGCTTGCAGCCTCTCCCAGCGCATCAAGAGAATGGCTTCTCCCCCAAGGGACCCTCTGGGGACAAGAGTCTGGGCCGAACACCAGAAGCACTCCTGCCCTTTGCAGAGGCAGAAGCCTTCCTCAAGAAAGCTGTGGTACAGCCTCCACAGGTCACAG AAGTCCTTTAA